In Akkermansiaceae bacterium, a single genomic region encodes these proteins:
- a CDS encoding discoidin domain-containing protein, with protein MFFRRSFPKLRFFPILLLITVARGESPIPAGSRIATADPSLQRLLLSPLESDSVLQKGGFRLSSPEARPLTDVPPKCGMHTLRLSGHADTEGAKGDFTIVREPAGEISTLGAWMHHMAGANVSEAGFQVTDAEGEALVAWVKADWEGWKWVELDLAGSGIRQAYKQEGKSGKAEFPLKNISIVWIAPAKGPTMLGVDGLAALARIDTPREPISLSPLAPPWGEAGHPFHGGVLIHNFSDKARTLRVSTSLQTNPQYLTPALPHPVRGSDHARGRPSWFEITGQRVDDNTLTDGDDDSHFQPPASKEAPTEIFNIVDLGTVRTVTSLSWIPADANWLNKLDVHASADGSSWTPVKELQNLDIHKEWGRRDVDVREPFPARYIRLRHHNEGQPLSPFFRSFSSLSVHDGTGDEEIAIPTVGKPVTADTVMVEIPPRDFRIIHPPASPPLGPDAYYAGILAEDGDMRKTAAADYFVMPPEPVSPSPESRFGINVSNPAFIPPLARAGFGWVRFENLKWRFFNPAPGDFRFDGSVAPWKVPMDDYFRRYQEAGMSILPYIFETPEWAVEAPAGIQKNRRAYPPKDTADYARAIHQAVARYASEAAPADKLLTPDKLTALGRIHTYELWNEPNLSDPGWGFFAAPLDRYYPLFRAGAEAAKQADPTIRVTNGGWAGLSMEWIDTMRTFRYPDGKSPLDFTDVLNVHFYAGKDDPEHATKDPNAFREGVSPGEIQTLEKDLIDLADWRDQLKPGMPIWVTETGHDVGGPIGRTERHQAAKLPRGAMLSFANGIEKVFIYRETGSTPAHHAGAGLMRDDGSLRASYFTIATLIRQLHGVTDTRVPRLPAADPKVWMYLWKRPGGDVLTAWAPGGGATLGIDLGRCKVTRAFGAVSEEEVTRNFPLGDFPVYISSFGDPGPLATLVNQAGTRETDRKERLARLSKATAHLFDFGSREFAGTMKLGGVRPFTTVLKEDLYDGLAGHGFAAVVAGKNNSAHWIRSLLEKDDIHLHQPAVFKVRVGAGTHEVRFKGTNFKADATLTATASGRTLIDVPLPAGKDTLPATAIFTISSGDAGQPVEFHFPPGRIQWLSVVEKLSDP; from the coding sequence ATGTTCTTCCGCCGCTCTTTCCCCAAGCTCCGCTTTTTCCCGATTCTCCTCCTCATCACGGTGGCAAGGGGAGAAAGCCCCATCCCTGCGGGCAGCCGGATCGCCACAGCGGATCCCTCCCTCCAGCGGCTTCTTCTTTCCCCTCTGGAAAGTGACTCGGTTCTGCAGAAAGGAGGCTTCAGACTTTCCTCTCCGGAAGCCCGTCCCCTGACGGATGTGCCTCCGAAGTGCGGCATGCACACACTCCGGCTTTCCGGCCATGCGGACACGGAGGGAGCCAAAGGGGATTTCACCATCGTAAGAGAACCGGCGGGAGAAATTTCCACCCTCGGCGCATGGATGCACCACATGGCCGGGGCGAATGTCAGCGAAGCGGGCTTCCAGGTGACCGACGCCGAAGGTGAGGCCCTCGTGGCATGGGTGAAAGCGGACTGGGAAGGGTGGAAGTGGGTGGAGCTGGACCTGGCGGGCTCCGGCATCCGGCAAGCCTACAAGCAGGAGGGGAAAAGCGGAAAAGCCGAGTTCCCACTGAAGAACATCAGCATTGTCTGGATCGCCCCCGCCAAAGGACCCACCATGCTCGGTGTGGACGGCCTTGCCGCGCTCGCCCGCATCGACACCCCGCGGGAACCCATCAGCCTTTCACCGCTTGCACCACCATGGGGAGAGGCGGGCCATCCCTTTCACGGGGGCGTCCTGATCCACAACTTCTCGGACAAGGCGCGCACCCTCCGTGTCTCCACCTCCCTCCAGACAAACCCGCAATACCTCACGCCCGCGCTGCCCCATCCGGTCCGTGGCAGCGACCACGCCCGGGGCAGGCCGAGTTGGTTCGAGATCACCGGACAACGGGTGGACGACAACACGCTCACGGATGGAGATGACGATTCCCATTTCCAGCCTCCCGCATCCAAGGAAGCGCCCACGGAGATTTTCAACATCGTCGATCTGGGCACCGTGCGCACCGTCACCTCACTCTCCTGGATCCCCGCGGACGCGAACTGGCTCAACAAACTGGACGTCCACGCCTCCGCCGACGGCTCCTCCTGGACCCCCGTGAAGGAACTCCAGAATCTGGACATCCACAAGGAGTGGGGCCGCAGGGACGTCGATGTCCGGGAGCCTTTCCCCGCCCGCTACATCCGTCTCCGGCATCACAACGAAGGGCAACCGCTGTCACCCTTCTTCCGTTCTTTCTCGTCACTGTCCGTCCATGACGGCACCGGCGACGAGGAGATCGCCATTCCGACCGTGGGAAAGCCGGTCACCGCGGACACCGTGATGGTGGAGATACCGCCACGGGACTTCCGGATCATCCACCCTCCTGCCAGTCCCCCGCTGGGGCCGGACGCCTACTACGCCGGCATCCTCGCCGAAGACGGGGACATGCGGAAGACGGCCGCCGCCGACTATTTTGTCATGCCACCGGAGCCGGTCTCCCCCAGCCCCGAATCCCGCTTCGGCATCAATGTCTCCAATCCCGCCTTCATCCCTCCGCTCGCCCGCGCCGGCTTCGGCTGGGTCAGGTTCGAGAATCTGAAATGGCGTTTCTTCAATCCCGCTCCCGGGGATTTCCGCTTCGATGGTTCCGTGGCTCCGTGGAAAGTACCCATGGATGATTATTTCCGGCGCTACCAGGAGGCCGGGATGTCCATCCTCCCCTACATCTTCGAGACTCCGGAATGGGCGGTGGAAGCACCCGCCGGAATCCAGAAAAACCGCAGGGCCTACCCTCCCAAGGATACGGCGGACTATGCCCGGGCGATCCACCAAGCCGTCGCCCGCTATGCTTCCGAAGCAGCTCCGGCGGATAAACTGCTCACCCCGGACAAGCTCACCGCGCTCGGCCGCATCCATACCTATGAATTGTGGAACGAACCGAATCTCAGCGATCCCGGCTGGGGTTTCTTCGCCGCTCCGCTCGACCGGTATTATCCGCTGTTCCGCGCCGGCGCGGAGGCCGCGAAACAGGCTGACCCCACCATACGGGTGACCAATGGGGGCTGGGCCGGACTTTCCATGGAATGGATCGACACCATGCGGACCTTCCGTTATCCGGATGGCAAAAGCCCCCTCGATTTCACGGACGTCCTGAACGTCCACTTCTACGCGGGGAAGGACGACCCCGAGCACGCCACCAAAGATCCCAACGCTTTCCGTGAGGGCGTTTCCCCCGGAGAGATCCAGACGCTCGAAAAAGATCTCATCGACCTGGCGGACTGGCGCGACCAGCTCAAGCCCGGCATGCCGATCTGGGTCACCGAAACCGGCCACGATGTCGGGGGCCCCATCGGCAGGACCGAAAGACATCAGGCCGCGAAGCTGCCGCGGGGCGCGATGTTGTCTTTCGCCAATGGCATCGAGAAAGTCTTCATCTACCGGGAAACCGGCTCCACTCCCGCGCATCACGCCGGAGCCGGACTCATGCGTGACGACGGCTCCCTGCGGGCCTCCTACTTCACCATCGCCACCCTCATCCGCCAGCTCCACGGGGTCACGGACACCCGTGTGCCCCGCCTCCCCGCAGCGGATCCCAAAGTCTGGATGTATCTCTGGAAGCGCCCCGGCGGTGACGTGCTCACGGCCTGGGCTCCCGGAGGAGGGGCCACTCTGGGCATCGATCTGGGCCGCTGCAAGGTCACCAGAGCCTTCGGGGCGGTCTCCGAAGAGGAAGTCACGCGGAATTTCCCTCTCGGAGACTTCCCCGTGTACATCAGCTCCTTTGGTGATCCCGGCCCTCTTGCAACGCTCGTGAACCAGGCCGGAACCCGCGAGACGGATCGCAAGGAACGGCTGGCCCGCCTATCCAAAGCCACCGCCCATCTCTTCGACTTCGGTTCCCGCGAATTTGCAGGCACCATGAAACTCGGCGGCGTCCGGCCGTTCACCACCGTCCTCAAGGAGGACCTCTACGACGGACTGGCCGGCCATGGATTCGCCGCGGTCGTTGCGGGAAAGAACAACTCCGCCCACTGGATCCGTTCCCTTCTGGAAAAGGATGACATCCATCTCCACCAACCCGCCGTCTTCAAGGTCCGGGTCGGGGCGGGCACCCATGAGGTCCGCTTCAAGGGAACGAATTTCAAGGCGGACGCAACCCTCACCGCAACCGCCTCCGGACGGACTCTCATTGATGTTCCTCTCCCGGCCGGAAAAGACACCCTGCCCGCCACCGCCATATTCACCATCTCATCCGGAGATGCAGGCCAGCCCGTCGAGTTCCACTTCCCCCCGGGCAGGATCCAATGGCTCTCAGTGGTCGAAAAACTTTCCGATCCCTGA
- a CDS encoding sulfatase encodes MTPGCHALIVLAALCFPALQASAAPPPNVVIILADDMGYGDLGCFGSPSIRTPHLDRMAAEGMRFTDFYSASEVCTPSRAALLTGRYAIRSGMCGMEGTRRVLFPDSKGGLPQTETTLATALRKRGYATAQIGKWHLGIHEGSRPGDHGFDHSFGLPYSNDMDGRPDLPRDASGSAAPPEDGWRVPLLRNGEVVEKPAVQTTLTRRYTEEAVRFIADAGSRPFFIYLAHSFPHVPMFASREFKGRSRAGIYGDAVEEMDWSVGRILDVLREKNLAENTLVFFTSDNGPWLTKGDQGGSPGPLKEGKGSTWEGGMRVPGIAWMPGRIRPSVTSLQASTLDLFPTALALSGTPADGGQALDGRDISQLLSESKPLPERPFFYYRGDQIFACRIGEWKAHFKTRSGYGSDKPVIHDPPLLFHLGRDPGENRNVAADHPDVLGNIRKAVDTHRNGLVPGAPQLH; translated from the coding sequence ATGACCCCGGGATGCCATGCCCTCATTGTTCTTGCCGCGCTCTGCTTTCCCGCTTTGCAGGCATCCGCCGCACCTCCCCCCAACGTGGTGATCATCCTCGCGGATGACATGGGTTACGGCGACCTCGGTTGCTTTGGTTCGCCTTCCATCCGCACCCCTCATCTTGACCGGATGGCCGCGGAAGGCATGAGGTTCACCGATTTCTACTCCGCTTCCGAAGTCTGCACCCCCAGCCGGGCGGCGCTCCTCACCGGAAGATATGCCATCCGCAGCGGCATGTGCGGGATGGAGGGAACAAGGCGTGTCCTCTTCCCTGATTCGAAAGGAGGCCTGCCGCAGACCGAGACCACCCTGGCCACCGCGCTGCGGAAACGGGGTTACGCCACCGCACAGATCGGCAAATGGCACCTCGGCATCCATGAAGGTTCCCGCCCCGGCGATCATGGTTTCGACCACAGCTTCGGCCTTCCTTATTCGAACGACATGGACGGCCGCCCGGATCTGCCTCGCGATGCTTCGGGATCCGCCGCTCCGCCGGAGGACGGCTGGCGGGTGCCCCTCCTGCGGAATGGGGAGGTTGTGGAGAAACCGGCGGTCCAGACCACGCTCACCCGCCGCTATACGGAAGAAGCGGTCCGTTTCATCGCAGACGCGGGTTCCCGCCCCTTTTTCATCTATCTCGCCCACAGTTTCCCCCATGTCCCGATGTTCGCCTCCCGGGAGTTCAAGGGCAGAAGCAGGGCCGGCATCTATGGCGACGCGGTGGAGGAAATGGACTGGAGCGTGGGCCGCATCCTGGATGTCCTCCGGGAGAAGAACCTCGCGGAGAACACCCTCGTCTTTTTCACCAGCGACAATGGCCCGTGGCTGACCAAAGGGGACCAAGGGGGCAGTCCGGGGCCGCTCAAGGAAGGAAAAGGCAGCACGTGGGAAGGGGGGATGCGGGTCCCCGGCATCGCCTGGATGCCAGGCAGGATCCGTCCTTCCGTCACTTCCCTGCAAGCCAGCACACTTGATCTTTTCCCCACCGCGCTCGCCCTCTCCGGGACGCCCGCCGACGGAGGGCAAGCCCTCGACGGGAGGGATATTTCGCAGCTTCTCTCCGAGTCCAAACCCCTTCCGGAACGGCCGTTCTTCTACTACCGGGGGGATCAGATCTTCGCCTGCCGGATCGGGGAATGGAAAGCCCATTTCAAAACCCGCAGTGGTTATGGTTCCGACAAACCCGTCATCCATGATCCACCGCTCCTCTTCCATCTGGGCCGCGATCCCGGTGAGAACCGCAACGTGGCCGCCGATCATCCCGACGTCCTCGGGAATATCCGGAAAGCCGTGGACACCCACCGCAACGGCCTCGTCCCGGGAGCCCCCCAACTGCACTGA
- a CDS encoding LacI family DNA-binding transcriptional regulator yields MDKPLSQRDLARIAGVSPMTVSLALRGHTSISAATRERIRKLAEKHNYRPDPALAALNAYRLRNTERRYQGTLAWITRFPTADGWREMIHAESYFNGAARRAEELGYQLENFWLDEPGLRPARATQILLARGVKGIIAAPLSVASGTMELGWKHFPCITLGYSLREPRLNVVMNHQSRNMKQLVHRLHQTGYRRIGLAMPSANNERVDQNYLGGYLISQRETGGPILEPLLADDFCLPVFRKWLRKQKPDCVVISPVWHDEVKAWLQAENLAVPSDIGLAAPSVTSDSRHLSGIDENPSLIGAVAVNALVGMIHNRESGIPDQPWSLLTEGIWHEGDSTLKAPAPPRQGPDGNLDGKDRRRRK; encoded by the coding sequence ATGGACAAACCCCTCTCCCAACGTGATCTCGCCCGCATCGCCGGAGTGTCACCGATGACGGTTTCGCTGGCGCTGCGCGGACACACCTCCATCTCCGCCGCCACGCGGGAGCGCATCCGGAAGCTGGCGGAAAAGCACAACTACCGGCCGGACCCGGCGCTGGCAGCCCTCAATGCCTACCGCCTGCGCAACACGGAGCGCCGCTACCAGGGCACGCTCGCCTGGATCACCCGCTTCCCCACCGCCGACGGCTGGCGGGAGATGATCCACGCGGAGAGCTACTTCAACGGAGCCGCCCGCCGCGCGGAGGAGCTGGGCTACCAACTGGAGAACTTCTGGCTGGATGAACCCGGCCTCCGCCCCGCGCGTGCCACGCAGATCCTACTCGCGCGTGGCGTGAAGGGCATCATCGCCGCGCCCCTCTCTGTGGCATCCGGGACCATGGAACTGGGGTGGAAACATTTCCCCTGCATCACCCTGGGCTATTCCCTGCGCGAGCCGCGGCTCAACGTGGTCATGAACCACCAGTCCCGGAACATGAAGCAACTGGTGCACCGCCTCCACCAGACCGGCTACCGCCGCATCGGACTGGCCATGCCATCCGCGAACAACGAGCGCGTGGACCAGAACTATTTGGGCGGCTACCTCATCAGCCAGCGCGAGACCGGCGGTCCTATCCTCGAACCCCTTCTCGCCGATGATTTCTGCCTCCCCGTGTTCCGGAAGTGGCTCCGCAAACAGAAGCCCGACTGCGTGGTCATCTCACCCGTCTGGCACGACGAGGTCAAAGCCTGGCTCCAGGCCGAGAACCTCGCCGTGCCGTCGGACATCGGGCTCGCCGCGCCGTCGGTCACCTCCGACTCCCGGCATCTGAGTGGCATCGATGAAAATCCGTCACTGATCGGCGCGGTGGCGGTCAATGCCCTGGTCGGCATGATCCATAACCGGGAATCAGGCATACCCGACCAACCCTGGAGTCTGCTGACAGAAGGTATCTGGCACGAAGGGGACTCCACCCTCAAGGCACCGGCCCCGCCCCGTCAAGGGCCGGACGGAAACTTGGACGGAAAGGATCGACGACGCCGGAAATAG